The Sphaerospermopsis torques-reginae ITEP-024 genome has a window encoding:
- a CDS encoding amylo-alpha-1,6-glucosidase, protein MTLDLLTTADKIVLDGKIFIPAEQVPIPEWPCVVSERPQPTLTVKDDDLFLVTDTMGNISGCSLEDGNPSVGLFCADTRFLSRLELQINGRSPVLLSSTADKGFALSVLCTNPKIDDHLNADTIGIRREIVLNGALFEEIEISNYSTSSITFEISLSFDADFADLFEVRGFYRGNRGKLLRLAELKNCSENLSLAYQGLDGAVMESRIQFQHQLPDYFQGYTAIWRLELASHETKKLGYRLQSLTNNQTISHVNAATTLAQAKASELMEEQNWVQQITRIHSDKSLFNRVVERAEQDLYLLRQSFGKYKTVSAGVPWFSTLFGRDAIITASQTLMLNPQIAKETLMILADYQGKKLDDWREEEPGKILHELRFGELARCQEIPHTPYYGTVDATPLWLMLYADYYAWTHDQETLETLWRNALSAMDWIDRNMQETGYLSYNRKSKGGLVNQGWKDSGDCIVNRKGELAKGVISLCEVQAYVYAAKIKLAEIAKMKKRLDLAETWLEEAKNLRVRFNKDFWIEDQDFCALALDGEGNQVDSITSNPGHCLSLGIFTPEKAYSVAERLRAPDMFNGWGIRTLSSFSPAYNPMGYHVGSVWPHDNSLIAMGLRSLGLIDQALELFQGLFNMTFQQPYQRPPELFCGYEMNGDNAPVQYPVACSPQAWATGSIFQLLQMMVNLVPDAQNNCLRIIDPALPESINRLSLHNLRVGGTILDLEFERVGSTTSCRVANKRGNLRVVIEA, encoded by the coding sequence ATGACACTGGATTTATTAACGACTGCCGATAAAATCGTCCTCGATGGCAAAATTTTTATTCCTGCTGAACAAGTACCCATTCCAGAATGGCCTTGCGTTGTCAGTGAAAGACCACAACCCACTTTAACGGTTAAAGATGATGATTTATTTTTGGTGACAGATACAATGGGGAACATTTCCGGTTGTTCCCTAGAAGATGGGAATCCGAGTGTGGGTTTGTTTTGTGCTGATACGCGATTTTTGAGTCGTTTAGAGTTACAAATTAATGGGCGATCGCCTGTTTTATTAAGCAGCACTGCTGATAAAGGTTTTGCTCTCTCTGTTTTATGCACTAACCCCAAAATTGATGATCACTTAAATGCTGATACTATTGGTATTCGTCGGGAAATTGTCCTTAATGGTGCATTATTTGAAGAAATAGAAATTTCTAACTACAGCACCTCTAGCATTACTTTTGAAATTAGTCTCAGCTTTGACGCTGACTTTGCAGATTTATTTGAAGTGCGTGGTTTTTATCGAGGAAACCGGGGTAAATTATTACGATTAGCAGAACTAAAAAACTGTTCAGAAAATCTCAGCCTTGCTTATCAAGGTTTAGATGGTGCGGTGATGGAATCCCGGATACAATTTCAACATCAACTACCAGATTATTTTCAAGGTTATACCGCAATTTGGCGTTTAGAATTAGCTTCTCACGAAACCAAAAAACTCGGTTATCGGTTGCAGAGTTTAACCAATAATCAAACGATTTCTCATGTCAATGCTGCCACAACTTTGGCACAAGCAAAAGCTTCTGAATTAATGGAGGAGCAAAACTGGGTACAACAAATTACCCGCATTCACTCAGATAAAAGTCTTTTCAATCGTGTGGTTGAAAGAGCAGAACAAGATTTGTATTTATTACGCCAATCTTTTGGCAAATATAAAACTGTTTCTGCTGGTGTTCCTTGGTTTTCTACATTGTTTGGACGGGATGCTATTATTACCGCTTCCCAAACTTTGATGTTAAATCCCCAAATCGCCAAAGAAACTTTAATGATTTTGGCAGACTATCAAGGTAAAAAATTAGATGATTGGCGCGAAGAAGAACCGGGTAAAATATTACATGAATTGCGGTTTGGAGAATTAGCAAGATGTCAAGAAATTCCCCATACACCTTATTACGGAACAGTAGATGCAACGCCTTTATGGTTGATGTTGTATGCTGATTATTATGCTTGGACTCATGATCAAGAAACTCTAGAAACATTGTGGAGAAATGCTTTATCCGCAATGGATTGGATTGATCGCAATATGCAAGAAACCGGCTATCTCAGCTACAATCGTAAATCAAAAGGCGGTTTAGTTAACCAAGGTTGGAAAGACTCTGGTGATTGTATTGTTAATAGAAAAGGTGAATTAGCTAAGGGTGTAATTTCTCTATGTGAAGTGCAAGCTTATGTCTATGCTGCGAAAATCAAATTAGCAGAAATAGCAAAGATGAAAAAGCGGCTAGATTTAGCGGAAACTTGGTTAGAAGAAGCTAAAAATCTCAGAGTTAGATTTAACAAAGATTTTTGGATAGAAGATCAAGATTTTTGTGCTTTAGCTTTAGATGGGGAAGGAAATCAAGTAGATAGTATTACTTCTAATCCTGGACATTGTTTATCTTTGGGAATTTTTACCCCAGAGAAAGCATACAGTGTAGCGGAAAGATTGCGAGCGCCTGATATGTTTAATGGTTGGGGAATTAGAACTTTAAGTAGTTTTTCACCAGCTTATAATCCAATGGGTTATCACGTTGGTTCAGTGTGGCCACATGATAATTCTTTAATTGCAATGGGGTTGCGTTCTTTAGGTTTAATTGATCAAGCTTTGGAATTATTTCAAGGTTTGTTTAATATGACATTTCAACAACCTTATCAACGTCCACCAGAGTTATTTTGTGGTTATGAAATGAATGGTGATAATGCACCTGTGCAATATCCTGTTGCTTGTAGTCCCCAAGCTTGGGCGACTGGTAGTATATTTCAATTATTGCAAATGATGGTGAATTTAGTCCCAGACGCACAGAATAATTGTTTACGAATTATTGACCCTGCTTTGCCAGAATCAATTAATCGTTTATCGTTGCATAATTTGCGTGTTGGTGGGACTATTTTGGATTTAGAATTTGAGCGAGTGGGTAGTACGACTTCTTGTAGAGTTGCGAATAAAAGGGGGAATTTGCGAGTGGTGATTGAAGCGTAG